One window from the genome of Bacteroidota bacterium encodes:
- a CDS encoding O-antigen ligase family protein, with product MPLNSTLKKTAFFSLLMFAGTLTNALFFNQLGYYIALVLLATAYFRGDNSLFKKVGFEPWLLLFVAAEVFSFIFTENKAQALEFGFKRVILLPIMYTIAAGIGDARQLRIFFYTYLIFALGSDLLYIGFSIEYFIRDLYKYTSEGPSVLLHPITTGELTSFTALFLFSLFLNEKRVKWKAGWLILSLISFASLLATFKRTAWIGLGLGLLVMLFLNRNYIIIALGVVSFIILLFLAKNESRVYIFDLEGEKITQFNTSGLAYKVQPIGDELVVSDYMDGLKVYKKDSLVSQLETPGPVYEIVKWGDKFAAFLSDYRILLLQKEGTTFKIEKEFISPGNLGRLATNKGMLYTFEGDSGISVYKTPKDTGKPLRFPRFAGGISIVADSNSINLIYSDYSHTTIKLDSNGMPYDTVKYAKKIPSGTNFVGYIKGKPLYYFEKGFHLADPETGDIKYLPPNTDCKGISWSTVATGTDSVYIVGNDKNLYNVSLSGDTTVFLRKLAYTGFYPYSLSASEKYICMTDIKKSRILSFFDLTGESNRNRLSMWRIGWEIFKDHPFFGVGDIDLAKIFKQYNRPHEKEIKGHLHNNFFHILATLGGFGIISLIILFFVIIRYGYRVYNETELKTFERAVVMGSLACIAAFLGAGLTEFNFGDHEIITMVWFSTGLVLAVKKILIKNDEQE from the coding sequence ATGCCGCTTAACTCAACACTCAAAAAGACAGCTTTTTTTTCCCTTCTGATGTTTGCAGGCACGCTGACGAATGCCCTCTTCTTCAACCAGTTGGGATATTACATTGCGCTGGTACTGCTTGCGACAGCATACTTCAGAGGGGATAATTCTCTCTTTAAGAAGGTTGGATTTGAGCCCTGGCTTCTCCTCTTTGTGGCTGCAGAGGTTTTCTCATTCATTTTCACCGAAAACAAGGCACAAGCACTTGAATTTGGTTTTAAAAGGGTGATTCTTCTTCCGATAATGTATACAATTGCCGCGGGAATCGGCGATGCCAGACAACTGAGGATATTTTTCTACACTTATCTCATTTTTGCCCTGGGATCCGATTTATTGTATATCGGATTTTCGATCGAGTATTTTATCAGGGATTTATATAAATATACTTCCGAAGGACCCAGTGTGCTGTTGCACCCGATAACAACAGGTGAACTGACCTCATTCACCGCACTCTTTTTGTTTTCATTGTTTTTAAATGAAAAAAGAGTGAAGTGGAAGGCGGGATGGTTGATCCTTTCCCTTATCTCATTTGCTTCACTTCTTGCCACTTTTAAGAGAACAGCCTGGATAGGGTTGGGTCTCGGACTTTTAGTAATGCTCTTTCTCAACAGGAATTATATCATAATTGCTTTGGGAGTTGTTTCTTTCATAATCCTGTTGTTTTTGGCTAAGAATGAATCGAGAGTCTATATTTTTGATCTTGAGGGGGAAAAAATAACTCAGTTTAATACTTCGGGTCTGGCATATAAGGTTCAACCAATCGGTGATGAACTTGTGGTATCCGACTACATGGATGGTCTAAAGGTCTATAAAAAAGATTCTCTTGTGTCTCAACTCGAAACCCCCGGTCCTGTTTATGAAATAGTAAAATGGGGAGATAAATTCGCTGCATTTCTAAGTGATTACCGGATTTTGCTTTTGCAAAAAGAAGGGACAACTTTCAAAATCGAAAAAGAATTCATTTCCCCGGGTAACCTTGGACGACTTGCCACAAACAAAGGAATGCTTTACACCTTCGAAGGTGACAGCGGCATCTCGGTTTATAAAACACCAAAAGATACAGGTAAACCTCTGCGGTTTCCCCGGTTTGCGGGAGGTATCAGTATAGTTGCGGATTCGAACAGTATAAACCTGATCTACTCCGATTATTCTCACACAACAATAAAACTCGACAGTAACGGCATGCCGTATGACACAGTCAAGTATGCCAAAAAAATTCCATCAGGGACAAATTTTGTCGGCTATATAAAAGGCAAACCTCTCTACTATTTCGAAAAGGGATTTCATCTTGCAGATCCCGAAACGGGGGATATAAAGTATCTGCCGCCAAATACAGATTGTAAAGGAATATCGTGGTCAACGGTAGCAACGGGGACTGATTCAGTTTATATTGTCGGTAACGACAAGAATCTTTATAATGTAAGTCTCTCCGGTGACACGACTGTTTTTCTGAGGAAACTTGCGTACACAGGGTTTTATCCATATTCGCTCTCGGCATCAGAAAAATATATCTGCATGACCGATATCAAAAAGAGCAGAATTCTGAGTTTCTTTGACTTGACGGGAGAGTCCAACAGAAACCGTCTCTCGATGTGGCGGATCGGCTGGGAGATTTTTAAAGACCACCCGTTTTTTGGTGTAGGGGATATAGACCTTGCCAAAATATTTAAACAATATAACCGGCCTCATGAAAAAGAGATAAAGGGCCACCTCCACAATAACTTTTTCCATATCCTTGCCACACTTGGCGGATTTGGAATAATTTCTCTGATAATTTTGTTCTTTGTGATAATCAGGTACGGGTACAGAGTGTATAACGAGACAGAATTGAAAACCTTTGAGCGTGCGGTTGTGATGGGAAGTCTTGCATGTATAGCAGCTTTTCTTGGTGCAGGACTGACAGAGTTTAATTTTGGCGACCATGAAATAATCACAATGGTTTGGTTTTCGACCGGACTCGTACTTGCAGTAAAAAAGATTTTAATAAAAAATGATGAACAAGAGTAG